The genomic region TCCTCTTTCTCAAGCTGCTCGGGCTCGCAGTCGCGCTGCTTCTGGGCCAGTCGCTCGTGGCCGAGGTCCTGCCTGTTCGCACGCGACCGGATCTCGTGCTGATTTTCGCGCTGGCGATGGGGCTCAGGGCGGCCGCGACGCAGGGTCTGGTGCTCGCGTTCGGAATGGGTTTTGTGTTCGACGTACTGTCCGGCTCACCACCGGGCCTGTACGCCCTGTTGCGCGGCACGGCGGCCGCCGCCACTCGGCTGCTCGATCGCGCGCTGTATCTGCGCGCGGCACTTCCCTGGGCGATCTACGTGGCGGGTTATGCAGTGTTCGACTGGATCCTGCTGGGTGGCGCGCTCCGCCTGTTCGCTCCCGACGCTTCGCTTACGTGGTCGGAACTCGCGCTTCGAGTCCCGGGCAGCGCACTTCTCACAACGCTGATCGCTGCGCCCCTGCTGGCTGTTTTCATGCGTCTGGACTTCGATCCAGAAGGCGAGTCGGCCTGGCCCACATTGGGTTCTAGCGGCTCGCGAACTCGCCCGTGACTTCGTTCTCGAATTCCGGCCCCGACAGCGCCCTGGAGCGTCGACTGGCCGGGGCCGCTCCGGTGGTCATTGCGGTCTGGTTGCTCCTGCTCTCGCGGCTTTTCTACCTGCAGGTCATCGAAGGCGAAACCTACCGCCATCACGCTGAGAGAAATAGCGTGCGCACGAGTCGCGTGATGGCCCCGCGGGGCATGATTCTGGATCGCAACGGGGAAATTCTGGTCGACTCGCGCCCATCATTCGACGTTCTCGTGGTGGCGAACGAAACCGATGATCTCGAGCGCACACTGGGGCGCATCGCGGGGCTCGCGGACCTGGAACGGGGGACCCTCCTGGCGAACTTCGGCAAGCCGCGTGGACGAGCCAGCTTTCAGCAACGGCGCGCCGCGCACGATCTCCCGCGCAATGCCCTGGCGCGAATCGAGGCTCGTCTGTGGGCGCTCAAAGGTGTGCTCACGCAGGTCAATCCGGTGCGCGCCTATCCCAACGGATCCAGCGCCGCGCATCTTCTGGGCTGGCTCGGCAAGATCGACGCGGAGCAACTCAAGAGCCGTCGCTTTCAGGGCTATCGTCCGCGCGATGTGATCGGCAAAGAAGGCGTAGAGTGGCTGCTCGACGCCGAGCTGCGGGGCCGCGATGGTGGTCGCAACCTGCTCGTCGACGCGCACGGACGCGAGTTGCAGCTTCTAGGGGCAGTCGCACCGCAACCGGGACACAACGTCGTACTCACGATCGACGGCGATTTGCAGCGCATTGCGGAAGCGGCGCTCGAGAAGGCCGGGCGAAATGGCGCGGTCGTCGCATTGGATCCGCGTGATGGAAAGGTCCTGGTGCTGGCAAACAGGCCGTCCTACGACCCGAACTTGTTCGCGATCGGGATCGATACCGAGCAATGGAAGGAGTTCACTGCGAATCCGACCAAGCCACTGCACAATCGCGCGATTGCCGGCCAGTATCCACCCGGTTCTACCTATAAGGTCGTGACCGCATTGGCGGGCATCGAGGAGGGAGTCATCGAGGAGAACACACGGGTTCACTGCGGAGGCTCTTACAAGCTGGGTCGGCGTCGTTATCGCTGTTGGAAGCGCGGCGGTCACGGCTGGGTCGATCTGCATCGAGCCATCGTCGAGTCCTGCGACGTGTTTTTCTACCAGACCGGCCACAAGCTGGGTGTCGACAAAATTGCGTACTACGCGAGGGAACTGGGCTTTGCCAAGCGGACGGGCATCGAGCTGCGAGGCGAGATGTCGGGATTGATTCCCACGTCGGCGTGGAAGGAGCGGCGCTTTGGCGAGCCCTGGATCGAGGGCGAGACCATCTCGATCTCGATCGGGCAGGGCTTTGACCTGGTTACGCCGATCCAACTCGCGAGTGTCTACGCGGCGATCGGCAACGGCGGTACCCGCTACAAGCCCTATCTGGTCGATCGCACCGAGAGCCCTGAAGGCGATCTGATCGAGAAGAGGGCCCCAGAGGTTCTGGGTGAGGTGCCGATCAGTCGCGAAGCACTGGCCAAAGTGCGCGAGGGGCTGCGCGGGGTCGTGAAAGAGAGGCGCGGCACCGGCTACGCCATGAGACGCCTGCCGGAGAAGACCTCGGCGGCGGGTAAGACGGGCACCGCACAGGTCGTTGCGCTCGCCAAGGATCCGGTCAAGGACGAGAGCCTGATCCCCGAAGCCCAACGAGACCACGCCTGGTTCGCCACCTATGTGCCCGCGGACGAACCGCGGATCGCCATTGCCGTACTCGTCGAGCACGGCGGTCATGGCAGTTCGACGGCGGCGCCAATTGCCGCCCAGATCGCCAAGGCGTTTCTCGAAAAGGAAATCGCAGCGCGTCCAGCGCCACCTGAACAGGAGGTCGCAGCGCTTGGCAGCCATTGATCGACGTCTGATTCAGAACTTCGAGTGGCCGATCTTCGTCATGGGACTGTCGCTGGCCATCATCGGAGTCGTAAACCTGATCTCTGCCTCGCCGGAGCAGACGGGTGGGATTCCAGATACGGCCTGGCGTCAGCTCATCTGGACCGGAGTCGGTCTGGGCGCCCTTGTGGTGACGCTCCTGCTGGACTACCGCAACCTGCAACGACTGGCGTTCCCGCTGTATTTCCTGTGTATCGGTCTGCTCGCTGCGGTTCTGCTGACTGGCCCGATCATCGGCGGTTCACAGCGCTGGCTCGTGTTTGGTTCGATCCGCCTGCAACCCTCGGAGCCGACGAAGCTGGCCGTGATGATCCTGTTCGCCCGCCTGCTCGCACGCCGCACCTCGAATGCGGAAATCGGCTTGACCGATCTCGTGGCGCCAGCACTGCTGATGGCTGTTCCGGCGGCGCTCGTGCTACGCCAACCGGATCTCGGCACCACCCTTCTGATCTTGATCGTGCCGGGCACCTATCTGCTCGTGGCGCGCGTACGCATCAGATCACTGGTCAGCCTGGCTGCGGCGGGTGCAGCGGCGGCGTTGACGGGTTGGTTCTTCTATTTGCACGATTACCAGAAGGAACGCGTCCTCACCTTCCTCAACCCCGAACGCGATCCCCTGGGCGCCGCCTATCACGCGATTCAGAGCCGGATTGCAGTCGGTTCAGGTGGGCTTTTTGGCAAGGGGTATCTGCGCGGGCCGCAGAGTCAGCTCGATTTCCTCCCCGAGCAGCAGACCGACTTCGTTTTCTCGGTGCTGGCTGAGGAGTGGGGTTTCGTTGGCGCGGGGGCGGTGTTGCTGCTGTATCTGGGTATGATGATCCGCGGCCTGATGATCGCCCACGCGTCGAGGGATCTGTTCGGAACCTATCTCGCCGTGGGCGTTGTGGCGCTGTTCTTCTGGGCGGGCGCGATCAATGTGGGCATGGTGGTCGGTGTTCTGCCCGTCGTGGGCGTGCCTCTGCCCATGTTGTCTTACGGCGGATCTTCACTGCTCACGTGCATGATCGGTCTGGGTCTGTTGATGAACATCTCCATGCGGAGGTACATCTTCTGAACCGATCCTCCCCCCACAGTGACTTTCTTGCTGGGCTAGAATCCTCTCATGGGTAGTGCTCGGCTCCGCGTGGGCGCGTTCTTCGACGTCGACAAGACGATCATCTCGGAGAACTCCGCGAATATGTTCTTCAAGGAACTCTACGAGCGCGGCGAGATCGACACATGGCAGGTACTGGCGGGTCTCGGGGCCTACCTGCGCTACAAGCTCAATCTGCTCGATATTGAACGCTGGACCGAGCGCAATCTTCAGATTTTCGCAGGCCGCAACGAACAAGCGCTCGCTCGCGAGGTCGAGGGCATGGTCCGGGAGCAATTGATCCCGGTGATCTATCCGGAAGCCGATCGACTCGTGCGCCAGCACATCGAAGACGGACATCTGGTCGCGCTGGTTTCGGGCGCGACCCAATTCGTCATCTACCCGATCGCGACTCACCTCAACGTCAAACACACGCTGTACACCCACCTCGAAGCAGACGACGGCGTGTTGACGGGACGGGTGCTCAAGCCGATCTGCTTCGGCGAGGGCAAGATCTACTGGATCCAACAGCTGATCGAGCGCGAGGGCATCGAGCTGGCGAAGAGCTACTTCTACACGGATTCGATCACCGACCTGCCACTACTGGATCTCGTCGGCCACCCGGTAGCGGTCAATCCCGATCCACTGCTTTATCGCAAGGCCCTCAGTCGCCACTGGCCGGTGCGCTTTTTTAGGGCTCCTTAGGCGGGCGACGTACCCGTGACGATCGCTTGATTGCTCCCGATACCCACTCCGGGAAACGCGGCGAGCCTACGCCAGCATGCTGTCGATCTGTTCTTTCAGCTTGTCTTTTGGCTGCCGTCCGATGAGTGCGCTGGCCACCGTTCCGTCCTTGATAAAGAGGATCGTGGGCATGGAGCGCACCTGCAGATTGCTCGCGGTCTTCGGGTTTGAATCGACATCGACCTTCGTCACTCTCAGGCGATCGCCGTATTCTTCGGCCAGTTCCTTGATGACGGGTGCGAGCTGACGGCAGGGGGCGCACCACTCCGCCCAGAAGTCCACGAGCACGGGGGTCTGGGATTTCAATACCTCCTGCTCAAAGGTCGCGTCGGTTACGTCAAGAATCGTTGCCACGGGAAACCTCCAGTCGCGTCGGTTACGTCAAGAATCGTTGCCACGGGGGCCTTCTTCAGATTGCAGTGCCGAAGCATACAGCCGGCTTCGCTCGTCGGCATCGCTTGGGATGAATACATAGATGGGTTGGTTTCCCGCCCGGGCCAGAGCCGCCGCCGATCGGTACGCAATACGCTTTTCGGAGCCGACGATGAGCACCCCGGCCAGCTGAGGCACGTTCTCGGGAGGCTGGGCGGGCGATGAACTGAGCTTCCAGCGCACACCTCCCGGCAGCGGGCCGGGCTGGTCGTCCCCGTCCGACACGGCGTCGACCAGGGCGATTTTGGGGTCGCCGAGCATCTGGCTGGCTTGCTCGAGGCTCACGACCTCAAACCAGGGCGGAGAGCCCGAGCAGGCGAAGCCCAATGCCATCGCCAGGACCGCGATCAGCCCTCCATACGGTCGCCCAAAGAGGCGTTGCAGCAGCAGCCGTTCCATCAAATCCGTCCCATCAGAAACCATATTCAGCGCGGATTCTACCCGGGCTGGGGAGGGGGGCCAAGTCCCGGCCAGCTATAGCGGACGGCGTAGGACAGGGCTGGAAGCCTCTCGAGATCCACGCGCTTGCCCGACGCGCCACGGGGGGCGAAGATCAGGCATCCGGAGGCTTCAATTGGCGCGAATTCGCCTGCATGAAGGGGACATTTCGGCCGCTGAGGTCGATGCCGTGGTCAACGCCGCCAATACCGAGCTACGGCTCGGATCGGGCGTGGCAGGGGCGATCGGCCGGGCCGGTGGCCCTTCGATCCAGACCGAGTGCGACGAGCACGGGCCGATCAAATTGGGAGCGGCCGCACTGACCGGGGCGGGTAATCTGCCCGCCCGCCACGTCATTCACGCGGCCGGTATGCAACTGGGCAGCAGCGTGAATGCAGATTCCCTGCGCGCCTGCACCCGCGCTTCGCTCGAACTCGCTGCCGAACGGGGCCTGACCTCGATCGCATTTCCGGCGATCGGCACCGGAGTCGGCGGTTTTTCCGTGCAAGATTGCGCGGAAATCATGCTCGAAGAGGTCAAACGCTTTCTCGAGTCGCCCGGAAGCCTCGAAGAAGTTCAATTCGTGCTCTTCGGCGAGCCGAACTACCGGATTTTCGAGATGGTGGACGATGCCGCGAAGATCCGCGCGCAGATGGAGAAGATGGGCCGATGACGCAGTTCCTACACGCCTGTGCGATGGCGTTATACGTGTCTGCGTCCGCACTCGGCTGGCGCGGCCGCCCCTCGGTGACGGCGGCGTGGTTGCTCGGCGTAGGTGCTTTGCTGCACGCATCCGGCTTCCTGGCCCTCCATCTCGAGACCCCCCCGATCCCATTGGAGAGTTTTCCCGCTGCGCTCTCTCTGATTGGCTGGTTGCTCGTGGTTGCCTATCTGGTCTGCTTGCGTATCGCTCGCGTGCGCGTCGCAACACATTGGGTGGCCGGGATCGCCGCCCTGTTTACAATGAGTGCGGAGATCGGCTTCCAGTCGTCCGTCCCGGTGGATGTGGTCGCAGACACGGGCTCTGGCTGGATGCACGCGCACATCCTGCTTTCGACTGGTGGTTTCAGCTTGCTCGGGCTCGCCAGCCTCGCGGGGCTCGGTTACCTGGTCAAAAAACGCCTGCTCAAGAACAAGAGATCGGGACCGGTGGTGTTGCCCTCGCTCGAGAGCCTGGATCGCGCCGAACATTGGACGCTTGGCCTGGGCTTCGCGTTCTTGAGTCTGGGCGTCGTTACCGGCTTTGCCTGGGGTATGGGGCGCAGTCCGAGTCCCTGGAACAACCACAGCCTGTTCCTGCTGGTGGCCTGGGTGATCTATCTGGGACCCGTTGGCGTCCGTCTGGTACGTCGCCAACACGGAGCGGTACCCGCCCGCGGAGTCGTGCTGGGTTTCGCATTCCTGGCCTTCTTCTACCTCGGCATCCGTTTGCTCGGAGCCGCAGCGTGAATCTCTTTCTGGTTGGACTCAACCATCGCACGGCGCCGGTTGCCGTGCGGGAACGCTACGCGGTTCCGAGCAACCGCGCTGCCGTAATCGACGAGAAACTGGTGCAGGTACCCTCGCTTGCCGAGGTCGTTCTCGTCTCGACCTGCAATCGCACCGAATTGATCGGTGTCGGTCCGAGCATCGACGACGGGCTCGAGATCCTCAACAGCTTCCTTCATGCAGAGATCGGCGATGGAAGCGCCAGGGCCGATCAGTTGTACGAGTTGCGCGGGGCCGATGTCGTCACCCATCTGTTCGAACTCTCAGCCAGCCTCGACTCCATGGTCGTAGGCGAGGCGCAGATCCTGGGTCAGGTCAAGGCGGCCTACCGTTGTGCCGTCGAGGCGCGCAGTTGTGGACCGATTCTCAACCGACTTTTCCAACGGGCATTTCGCACCGGCAAGCGGATTCGCACCGAAACAGGTCTGGGCGCGTCATCGGTTTCGGTCGCGCGCGTCGGTGTGCAGCTCGCGCGCGAAGTTTTTGAGTCCTTTGAGGGCAAGCGTGTACTCCTGCTGGGCGCGGGTGAAATGGCGGAATCGGCGGCCATCGGTCTGCGCGACGCGGGAGTGCGCGACACGGTGGTCGTCAATCGTTCTGCGGAGCCCGCCCGTGCTCTGGCCGTGCGGCTGGACGGGAGCGCGCGCACCCTCGACGACCTGGATGAAGAGATTGCACTGGCGGATGTAGTGATCACCTCGATCAACGTCGAGCGTCCGATCTTGACCAGGGAGCGGCTCAGCGCGTCTCAACACGATCGCCACGGTCGACCCGTACTGATGATCGACCTGGGTATCCCGCGCAACGTGGAGCCGGACTGTCAGGAACTTCCCGACGTGTACGTCTACGACCTCGACGACCTCGAGGGTGTGGCGGAGCGGGGGCGCAGCGCCCGTCTCGAAGCGCTGGATCCCGCGCGAGCCATCGTCGTCGAAGAACGGGTGCGCTTCGAACGTTGGTACGCAGCTCTGCCTCTGGTCCCTACCATCCGCCAGTTGCGACAGCGAACTCAGGAACTGCTCGAGGCCGAGCTCCGAAGTGCCGGAATTGCCTCAGACCCACGAAATCCAGATGAGGCGGACTTGACGCGAATGTCCGAGGCAATCGCCGCCAAGATTTTGCATCGTCCACTGGAACGACTTCGCGCAGAAGCCGAAAATGGAACCGGTCCGTACTATGCCCAGGCGGTGAGTCTCCTTTTCGACCTGGATGAGGAAGAAGATTGACGACGTTGAGACTCGGAACTCGGGGAAGCGATCTCGCCATCGCACAGGCGGACTGGACTGCAGCCCAGTTGCGAAAACTTGGATGTGAGGTAGAGCTGGTCAAGATCACGACGACCGGTGATCGCCTCGAAGGTCCGATTTCGGCCTCGGGCGGCAAGATGCTCTGGGTGCAGGAGATCGAAGAAGCCCTGCTGGAGGGTTCCATCGATCTGGCCGTACACAGCGCCAAGGATCTTCCAACCGCGCTTGCGGACGGTTTGACGATCGGTGCTTATCCACAACGCGAGGATCCGCGAGACGCCTTTGTGGGAGCACCCGGTCGACGTTTCGCATCGCTTCCGCCAGGTGCGCGGGTCGGAACCGGAAGTGCCCGCCGCATCGCGCTCCTGCGCTCACTGCGTCCCGAACTCGAGCCCGTGCCGATTCGCGGAAACGTTCCCACGCGACTCGCCAAGATCGAGTCCATGGATCTGCACGGCGTGCTACTTGCTTCCGCCGGTCTGATACGCCTGGGAATGGAGGATCGCATTCTCGATCCCCTGGACCCGGAGCGATACGTGCCGGCCGCGGGCCAGGGGGCGCTCGCGCTCGAGGTGCGAATCGACGATGAAGATATTCACCAGATCATCGCGCAACTCGAGAACACCAATGTGGCGGCACAAGTACGCGCGGAGCGCGCACTGCTCTTCGAACTGGGCGGTGACTGCCAGACGCCTCTCGCCGTGCACGCTTCGATCCACGGCATCCGCCTGCAGTTGCGCGCACTCGTGATGTCGCCCGACGGCCGCGAAAGAGTCGAGGGATCAGCGGAGGCCGAGCTAGGCGGACCCGAGATGCTCGGCGTTACGCTCGGACGCGAACTTCTACAGCGCGGCGCCGGTCGTCTGATCGAGGGACAGGGGTGAGTGGACGTGTCGTGCTCGTCGGGGCCGGTCCCGGCGACCCCGATCTACTCACTGTGCGAGCTCTTCGAGAGCTGCAGAATGCACAGGTGCTGCTCTACGACGCCCTGATCGATCCGATTCTGCTCGGGCTGGCGCCCGAGGGATGCGAGCGCATCGATGTGGGCAAGCGGGGCGATGGTACGCGAGGCGTATTACAGAGCGAGATCGCGGACTTGTTGGTCAGCAAAGCGCTTGCCGGTCACGACGTCGTGCGTTTGAAGGGGGGCGATCCCTTCATGTTTGGACGCGGAGGAGAAGAGGCCAGCGCGTTGCGGCAGGCGGGGATTCCCTTCGAGATCGTACCGGGCATCTCTTCGTCCGTGGCCGTACCGGCCTACGCGGGGATTCCAGTAACGGATCGACGCGTATCTTCTTCGGTTACGGTCGTCACGGGGCATCGGGGCAAGGAAACGAACGACGACCGCGTCGACTGGGAAGGGCTCGCACGAGGTGCGGAGACTCTGGTCATTCTGATGGGCACTGCATGGCTGGACGATATCGTGGCACGCGTGCTCTCGACCGGGCGCGATCCGCAGACGCCTGCTGCAGCGATCGCATCCGGGGCAACGCCGCGCCAAAAGGTCGTGTGCTCGCCGCTAGTTGATCTGCCTAAAAGGGTTCGAGACGAAGGTTTGAAAGCACCGACGACGATCGTGATCGGGCAGGTCGTACAATTTCGCGATGAACTTGCCTGGTTCGAAAAGCGGCCACTGTTCGGACGACGCGTGCTCGTACCGCGCAGCGAAGACCAGTCGACCGGATTGGCGCTCGAACTGCTTCGGCGGGCCGCCCAGCCCG from bacterium harbors:
- the mreD gene encoding rod shape-determining protein MreD, giving the protein MILFLKLLGLAVALLLGQSLVAEVLPVRTRPDLVLIFALAMGLRAAATQGLVLAFGMGFVFDVLSGSPPGLYALLRGTAAAATRLLDRALYLRAALPWAIYVAGYAVFDWILLGGALRLFAPDASLTWSELALRVPGSALLTTLIAAPLLAVFMRLDFDPEGESAWPTLGSSGSRTRP
- the mrdA gene encoding penicillin-binding protein 2, with product MTSFSNSGPDSALERRLAGAAPVVIAVWLLLLSRLFYLQVIEGETYRHHAERNSVRTSRVMAPRGMILDRNGEILVDSRPSFDVLVVANETDDLERTLGRIAGLADLERGTLLANFGKPRGRASFQQRRAAHDLPRNALARIEARLWALKGVLTQVNPVRAYPNGSSAAHLLGWLGKIDAEQLKSRRFQGYRPRDVIGKEGVEWLLDAELRGRDGGRNLLVDAHGRELQLLGAVAPQPGHNVVLTIDGDLQRIAEAALEKAGRNGAVVALDPRDGKVLVLANRPSYDPNLFAIGIDTEQWKEFTANPTKPLHNRAIAGQYPPGSTYKVVTALAGIEEGVIEENTRVHCGGSYKLGRRRYRCWKRGGHGWVDLHRAIVESCDVFFYQTGHKLGVDKIAYYARELGFAKRTGIELRGEMSGLIPTSAWKERRFGEPWIEGETISISIGQGFDLVTPIQLASVYAAIGNGGTRYKPYLVDRTESPEGDLIEKRAPEVLGEVPISREALAKVREGLRGVVKERRGTGYAMRRLPEKTSAAGKTGTAQVVALAKDPVKDESLIPEAQRDHAWFATYVPADEPRIAIAVLVEHGGHGSSTAAPIAAQIAKAFLEKEIAARPAPPEQEVAALGSH
- the rodA gene encoding rod shape-determining protein RodA produces the protein MAVRRRRQLPPRSPRRFSKRKSQRVQRHLNRRSQRLAAIDRRLIQNFEWPIFVMGLSLAIIGVVNLISASPEQTGGIPDTAWRQLIWTGVGLGALVVTLLLDYRNLQRLAFPLYFLCIGLLAAVLLTGPIIGGSQRWLVFGSIRLQPSEPTKLAVMILFARLLARRTSNAEIGLTDLVAPALLMAVPAALVLRQPDLGTTLLILIVPGTYLLVARVRIRSLVSLAAAGAAAALTGWFFYLHDYQKERVLTFLNPERDPLGAAYHAIQSRIAVGSGGLFGKGYLRGPQSQLDFLPEQQTDFVFSVLAEEWGFVGAGAVLLLYLGMMIRGLMIAHASRDLFGTYLAVGVVALFFWAGAINVGMVVGVLPVVGVPLPMLSYGGSSLLTCMIGLGLLMNISMRRYIF
- a CDS encoding HAD family hydrolase; this translates as MGSARLRVGAFFDVDKTIISENSANMFFKELYERGEIDTWQVLAGLGAYLRYKLNLLDIERWTERNLQIFAGRNEQALAREVEGMVREQLIPVIYPEADRLVRQHIEDGHLVALVSGATQFVIYPIATHLNVKHTLYTHLEADDGVLTGRVLKPICFGEGKIYWIQQLIEREGIELAKSYFYTDSITDLPLLDLVGHPVAVNPDPLLYRKALSRHWPVRFFRAP
- the trxA gene encoding thioredoxin, with amino-acid sequence MATILDVTDATFEQEVLKSQTPVLVDFWAEWCAPCRQLAPVIKELAEEYGDRLRVTKVDVDSNPKTASNLQVRSMPTILFIKDGTVASALIGRQPKDKLKEQIDSMLA
- a CDS encoding Appr-1-p processing protein, coding for MARIRLHEGDISAAEVDAVVNAANTELRLGSGVAGAIGRAGGPSIQTECDEHGPIKLGAAALTGAGNLPARHVIHAAGMQLGSSVNADSLRACTRASLELAAERGLTSIAFPAIGTGVGGFSVQDCAEIMLEEVKRFLESPGSLEEVQFVLFGEPNYRIFEMVDDAAKIRAQMEKMGR
- the ccsA gene encoding cytochrome c biogenesis protein CcsA codes for the protein MTQFLHACAMALYVSASALGWRGRPSVTAAWLLGVGALLHASGFLALHLETPPIPLESFPAALSLIGWLLVVAYLVCLRIARVRVATHWVAGIAALFTMSAEIGFQSSVPVDVVADTGSGWMHAHILLSTGGFSLLGLASLAGLGYLVKKRLLKNKRSGPVVLPSLESLDRAEHWTLGLGFAFLSLGVVTGFAWGMGRSPSPWNNHSLFLLVAWVIYLGPVGVRLVRRQHGAVPARGVVLGFAFLAFFYLGIRLLGAAA
- a CDS encoding glutamyl-tRNA reductase encodes the protein MNLFLVGLNHRTAPVAVRERYAVPSNRAAVIDEKLVQVPSLAEVVLVSTCNRTELIGVGPSIDDGLEILNSFLHAEIGDGSARADQLYELRGADVVTHLFELSASLDSMVVGEAQILGQVKAAYRCAVEARSCGPILNRLFQRAFRTGKRIRTETGLGASSVSVARVGVQLAREVFESFEGKRVLLLGAGEMAESAAIGLRDAGVRDTVVVNRSAEPARALAVRLDGSARTLDDLDEEIALADVVITSINVERPILTRERLSASQHDRHGRPVLMIDLGIPRNVEPDCQELPDVYVYDLDDLEGVAERGRSARLEALDPARAIVVEERVRFERWYAALPLVPTIRQLRQRTQELLEAELRSAGIASDPRNPDEADLTRMSEAIAAKILHRPLERLRAEAENGTGPYYAQAVSLLFDLDEEED
- the hemC gene encoding hydroxymethylbilane synthase — encoded protein: MTTLRLGTRGSDLAIAQADWTAAQLRKLGCEVELVKITTTGDRLEGPISASGGKMLWVQEIEEALLEGSIDLAVHSAKDLPTALADGLTIGAYPQREDPRDAFVGAPGRRFASLPPGARVGTGSARRIALLRSLRPELEPVPIRGNVPTRLAKIESMDLHGVLLASAGLIRLGMEDRILDPLDPERYVPAAGQGALALEVRIDDEDIHQIIAQLENTNVAAQVRAERALLFELGGDCQTPLAVHASIHGIRLQLRALVMSPDGRERVEGSAEAELGGPEMLGVTLGRELLQRGAGRLIEGQG
- the cobA gene encoding uroporphyrinogen-III C-methyltransferase, giving the protein MSGRVVLVGAGPGDPDLLTVRALRELQNAQVLLYDALIDPILLGLAPEGCERIDVGKRGDGTRGVLQSEIADLLVSKALAGHDVVRLKGGDPFMFGRGGEEASALRQAGIPFEIVPGISSSVAVPAYAGIPVTDRRVSSSVTVVTGHRGKETNDDRVDWEGLARGAETLVILMGTAWLDDIVARVLSTGRDPQTPAAAIASGATPRQKVVCSPLVDLPKRVRDEGLKAPTTIVIGQVVQFRDELAWFEKRPLFGRRVLVPRSEDQSTGLALELLRRAAQPVVLPLLEFVAAEDEESLAQALAEVSSYDWLVFTSANTVRFCAALLEGRDLSRVAVACIGEATAGAARAAGLRVDVVPSGASLPDELARQIARTGPLRGRKLLYPRAERARERLLTALLGEGAQVDPVVAYRTRMPEGSAAKLHEVVKQGIDAVTFTSPSTVEHFFSTISKTECEALEGQVVFACIGPTTATEVARWSKAEPVIAERQSDEGLVKVLERAFAEGSDAIS